From Etheostoma spectabile isolate EspeVRDwgs_2016 chromosome 19, UIUC_Espe_1.0, whole genome shotgun sequence, the proteins below share one genomic window:
- the mtm1 gene encoding myotubularin isoform X3, which produces MASPVSVYNSNALDTHISSTSRESLKMELLADVSLLPGEERIIDKETMYICPFNGAVKGKVLITNYRLYFKSSDADVTLDVPLGAISRVEKMGGASSRGENSYGLDITCKDMRNLRFALKQEGHSRRDIFELLFKYAFPLSHGLPLFAYVTQEKYAENGWDIYKPVEEFRRQGLPNNKWRITFINKNYELCDTYPTVLAVPFKSKEDDLRRVAAFRSRGRIPVLSWIHRENQAVICRCSQPLVGMSGKRNKDDERYLDLIREANDTTKLTIYDARPSVNAVANKATGGGYEGDEYQNAELIFLDIQNIHVMRESLKKLKDIVYPNVEESHWLSSLESTHWLEHVKLVLSGAIQVADKVSSGNSVVIHCSDGWDRTAQLSSLAMLMLDSHYRTLRGFQVLIEKEWISFGHKFASRIGHGDKNHADQDRSPIFVQFIDCVWQMTKQFPTAFEFNERLLLTILDHLYSCCFGTFLYNCESMRDQQEVRLKTVSLWSLVNSKMEMYLNPFYTPESGRVLYPVASMRHLELWVTYYIRWNPRIRQQQQSPVEQRYKELLALRDEYLKKLEALELSGSSPSSRLANNPNNPASSTPPQQYTQLQTPL; this is translated from the exons ATGGCCTCACCAGTCTCAGTCTACAACTCCAACGCCCTGGACACACACATCTCCAGT aCCTCCAGAGAGTCCCTGAAGATGGAGTTGTTAGCGGATGTGTCTCTGCTGCCAGGGGAGGAAAGAATTATCG ATAAAGAAACCATGTACATCTGCCCATTCAATGGAGCTGTGAAAGGCAAAGTGTTGATCACCAACTACAGACTATACTTCAAGAGCTCAGATGCT GATGTGACGCTGGATGTTCCTCTGGGTGCCATCAGCCGGGTGGAGAAGATGGGCGGGGCGTCGAGCAGAGGAGAAAACTCCTATGGCTTGGATATCACCTgcaag GACATGAGGAACCTGAGGTTTGCCTTGAAGCAGGAAGGTCACAGCAGACGAGATATCTTCGAGCTCCTCTTCAAATACGCCTTCCCCCTCTCGCACGGTCTG CCACTGTTTGCATACGTGACTCAGGAGAAGTACGCGGAGAACGGCTGGGACATCTACAAACCCGTAGAGGAGTTCAGACGCCAG GGCTTACCAAATAACAAGTGGCGTATCACATTCATCAATAAGAACTATGAGCTGTGTGACACCTACCCCACTGTGTTGGCCGTACCCTTTAAAAGTAAAGAGGATGACCTGAGGAGAGTGGCTGCCTTCAGGTCCAGAGGACGCATACCG GTTCTCTCATGGATCCACCGGGAGAACCAGGCCGTGATCTGTCGCTGCAGCCAGCCTCTGGTTGGGATGTCTGGCAAAAGAAACAAGGACGACGAGCGCTACCTGGACCTGATCCGGGAGGCAAACGACACCACAAAGCTCACCATCTACGACGCTCGGCCCAGCGTCAACGCTGTCGCCAACAAG GCCACAGGAGGAGGCTACGAGGGTGACGAGTACCAAAACGCAGAGCTTATCTTCCTGGACATCCAGAATATCCACGTCATGAGGGAATCCCTGAAGAAACTCAAAGACATTGTCTACCCCAATGTGGAGGAATCCCATTGGCTGTCCAGTCTAGAGTCTACACATTGGCTAGAACATGTTAAG CTGGTGTTGTCGGGAGCCATCCAAGTAGCAGACAAGGTTTCCAGTGGGAACTCGGTGGTGATTCACTGCAGTGACGGCTGGGACCGGACTGCTCAGCTCAGCTCTCTGGCCATGCTGATGCTGGACAGTCACTACCGCACGCTCCGAGGATTCCAG GTGCTGATTGAGAAGGAATGGATCAGCTTTGGGCACAAGTTTGCCTCA aggatAGGCCATGGTGACAAGAACCACGCAGATCAAGACAGATCGCCCATCTTTGTTCAGTTCATCGACTGCGTATGGCAGATGACCAAACAG TTTCCTACAGCGTTTGAGTTTAACGAGCGCCTCCTGCTGACCATCCTGGATCACCTCTACAGCTGCTGCTTCGGGACGTTCCTCTACAACTGCGAGAGTATGCGAGACCAGCAA GAGGTGAGGTTGAAAACAGTGTCTCTGTGGTCCCTGGTCAACAGTAAGATGGAGATGTATTTAAACCCCTTCTACACCCCCGAGTCGGGAAGGGTCCTCTACCCCGTCGCCAGCATGCGCCACCTAGAGCTGTGGGTAACATACTACATCCGCTGGAACCCTCGCATACGGCAGCAG cagcagagtCCAGTGGAGCAGCGCTACAAGGAGCTGTTGGCGCTCCGAGACGAGTACCTGAAGAAGCTGGAGGCGCTGGAGCTATCTggctcctctccttcctcccgTCTGGCTAACAACCCCAACAACCCCGCCTCCTCCACACCCCCACAGCAATACACACAACTGCAAACTCCCCTTTGA
- the mtm1 gene encoding myotubularin isoform X2 translates to MASPVSVYNSNALDTHISSTSRESLKMELLADVSLLPGEERIIDKETMYICPFNGAVKGKVLITNYRLYFKSSDADVDVTLDVPLGAISRVEKMGGASSRGENSYGLDITCKDMRNLRFALKQEGHSRRDIFELLFKYAFPLSHGLPLFAYVTQEKYAENGWDIYKPVEEFRRQGLPNNKWRITFINKNYELCDTYPTVLAVPFKSKEDDLRRVAAFRSRGRIPVLSWIHRENQAVICRCSQPLVGMSGKRNKDDERYLDLIREANDTTKLTIYDARPSVNAVANKATGGGYEGDEYQNAELIFLDIQNIHVMRESLKKLKDIVYPNVEESHWLSSLESTHWLEHVKLVLSGAIQVADKVSSGNSVVIHCSDGWDRTAQLSSLAMLMLDSHYRTLRGFQVLIEKEWISFGHKFASRIGHGDKNHADQDRSPIFVQFIDCVWQMTKQFPTAFEFNERLLLTILDHLYSCCFGTFLYNCESMRDQQEVRLKTVSLWSLVNSKMEMYLNPFYTPESGRVLYPVASMRHLELWVTYYIRWNPRIRQQQSPVEQRYKELLALRDEYLKKLEALELSGSSPSSRLANNPNNPASSTPPQQYTQLQTPL, encoded by the exons ATGGCCTCACCAGTCTCAGTCTACAACTCCAACGCCCTGGACACACACATCTCCAGT aCCTCCAGAGAGTCCCTGAAGATGGAGTTGTTAGCGGATGTGTCTCTGCTGCCAGGGGAGGAAAGAATTATCG ATAAAGAAACCATGTACATCTGCCCATTCAATGGAGCTGTGAAAGGCAAAGTGTTGATCACCAACTACAGACTATACTTCAAGAGCTCAGATGCT GATGTG GATGTGACGCTGGATGTTCCTCTGGGTGCCATCAGCCGGGTGGAGAAGATGGGCGGGGCGTCGAGCAGAGGAGAAAACTCCTATGGCTTGGATATCACCTgcaag GACATGAGGAACCTGAGGTTTGCCTTGAAGCAGGAAGGTCACAGCAGACGAGATATCTTCGAGCTCCTCTTCAAATACGCCTTCCCCCTCTCGCACGGTCTG CCACTGTTTGCATACGTGACTCAGGAGAAGTACGCGGAGAACGGCTGGGACATCTACAAACCCGTAGAGGAGTTCAGACGCCAG GGCTTACCAAATAACAAGTGGCGTATCACATTCATCAATAAGAACTATGAGCTGTGTGACACCTACCCCACTGTGTTGGCCGTACCCTTTAAAAGTAAAGAGGATGACCTGAGGAGAGTGGCTGCCTTCAGGTCCAGAGGACGCATACCG GTTCTCTCATGGATCCACCGGGAGAACCAGGCCGTGATCTGTCGCTGCAGCCAGCCTCTGGTTGGGATGTCTGGCAAAAGAAACAAGGACGACGAGCGCTACCTGGACCTGATCCGGGAGGCAAACGACACCACAAAGCTCACCATCTACGACGCTCGGCCCAGCGTCAACGCTGTCGCCAACAAG GCCACAGGAGGAGGCTACGAGGGTGACGAGTACCAAAACGCAGAGCTTATCTTCCTGGACATCCAGAATATCCACGTCATGAGGGAATCCCTGAAGAAACTCAAAGACATTGTCTACCCCAATGTGGAGGAATCCCATTGGCTGTCCAGTCTAGAGTCTACACATTGGCTAGAACATGTTAAG CTGGTGTTGTCGGGAGCCATCCAAGTAGCAGACAAGGTTTCCAGTGGGAACTCGGTGGTGATTCACTGCAGTGACGGCTGGGACCGGACTGCTCAGCTCAGCTCTCTGGCCATGCTGATGCTGGACAGTCACTACCGCACGCTCCGAGGATTCCAG GTGCTGATTGAGAAGGAATGGATCAGCTTTGGGCACAAGTTTGCCTCA aggatAGGCCATGGTGACAAGAACCACGCAGATCAAGACAGATCGCCCATCTTTGTTCAGTTCATCGACTGCGTATGGCAGATGACCAAACAG TTTCCTACAGCGTTTGAGTTTAACGAGCGCCTCCTGCTGACCATCCTGGATCACCTCTACAGCTGCTGCTTCGGGACGTTCCTCTACAACTGCGAGAGTATGCGAGACCAGCAA GAGGTGAGGTTGAAAACAGTGTCTCTGTGGTCCCTGGTCAACAGTAAGATGGAGATGTATTTAAACCCCTTCTACACCCCCGAGTCGGGAAGGGTCCTCTACCCCGTCGCCAGCATGCGCCACCTAGAGCTGTGGGTAACATACTACATCCGCTGGAACCCTCGCATACGGCAGCAG cagagtCCAGTGGAGCAGCGCTACAAGGAGCTGTTGGCGCTCCGAGACGAGTACCTGAAGAAGCTGGAGGCGCTGGAGCTATCTggctcctctccttcctcccgTCTGGCTAACAACCCCAACAACCCCGCCTCCTCCACACCCCCACAGCAATACACACAACTGCAAACTCCCCTTTGA
- the mtm1 gene encoding myotubularin isoform X1 yields the protein MASPVSVYNSNALDTHISSTSRESLKMELLADVSLLPGEERIIDKETMYICPFNGAVKGKVLITNYRLYFKSSDADVDVTLDVPLGAISRVEKMGGASSRGENSYGLDITCKDMRNLRFALKQEGHSRRDIFELLFKYAFPLSHGLPLFAYVTQEKYAENGWDIYKPVEEFRRQGLPNNKWRITFINKNYELCDTYPTVLAVPFKSKEDDLRRVAAFRSRGRIPVLSWIHRENQAVICRCSQPLVGMSGKRNKDDERYLDLIREANDTTKLTIYDARPSVNAVANKATGGGYEGDEYQNAELIFLDIQNIHVMRESLKKLKDIVYPNVEESHWLSSLESTHWLEHVKLVLSGAIQVADKVSSGNSVVIHCSDGWDRTAQLSSLAMLMLDSHYRTLRGFQVLIEKEWISFGHKFASRIGHGDKNHADQDRSPIFVQFIDCVWQMTKQFPTAFEFNERLLLTILDHLYSCCFGTFLYNCESMRDQQEVRLKTVSLWSLVNSKMEMYLNPFYTPESGRVLYPVASMRHLELWVTYYIRWNPRIRQQQQSPVEQRYKELLALRDEYLKKLEALELSGSSPSSRLANNPNNPASSTPPQQYTQLQTPL from the exons ATGGCCTCACCAGTCTCAGTCTACAACTCCAACGCCCTGGACACACACATCTCCAGT aCCTCCAGAGAGTCCCTGAAGATGGAGTTGTTAGCGGATGTGTCTCTGCTGCCAGGGGAGGAAAGAATTATCG ATAAAGAAACCATGTACATCTGCCCATTCAATGGAGCTGTGAAAGGCAAAGTGTTGATCACCAACTACAGACTATACTTCAAGAGCTCAGATGCT GATGTG GATGTGACGCTGGATGTTCCTCTGGGTGCCATCAGCCGGGTGGAGAAGATGGGCGGGGCGTCGAGCAGAGGAGAAAACTCCTATGGCTTGGATATCACCTgcaag GACATGAGGAACCTGAGGTTTGCCTTGAAGCAGGAAGGTCACAGCAGACGAGATATCTTCGAGCTCCTCTTCAAATACGCCTTCCCCCTCTCGCACGGTCTG CCACTGTTTGCATACGTGACTCAGGAGAAGTACGCGGAGAACGGCTGGGACATCTACAAACCCGTAGAGGAGTTCAGACGCCAG GGCTTACCAAATAACAAGTGGCGTATCACATTCATCAATAAGAACTATGAGCTGTGTGACACCTACCCCACTGTGTTGGCCGTACCCTTTAAAAGTAAAGAGGATGACCTGAGGAGAGTGGCTGCCTTCAGGTCCAGAGGACGCATACCG GTTCTCTCATGGATCCACCGGGAGAACCAGGCCGTGATCTGTCGCTGCAGCCAGCCTCTGGTTGGGATGTCTGGCAAAAGAAACAAGGACGACGAGCGCTACCTGGACCTGATCCGGGAGGCAAACGACACCACAAAGCTCACCATCTACGACGCTCGGCCCAGCGTCAACGCTGTCGCCAACAAG GCCACAGGAGGAGGCTACGAGGGTGACGAGTACCAAAACGCAGAGCTTATCTTCCTGGACATCCAGAATATCCACGTCATGAGGGAATCCCTGAAGAAACTCAAAGACATTGTCTACCCCAATGTGGAGGAATCCCATTGGCTGTCCAGTCTAGAGTCTACACATTGGCTAGAACATGTTAAG CTGGTGTTGTCGGGAGCCATCCAAGTAGCAGACAAGGTTTCCAGTGGGAACTCGGTGGTGATTCACTGCAGTGACGGCTGGGACCGGACTGCTCAGCTCAGCTCTCTGGCCATGCTGATGCTGGACAGTCACTACCGCACGCTCCGAGGATTCCAG GTGCTGATTGAGAAGGAATGGATCAGCTTTGGGCACAAGTTTGCCTCA aggatAGGCCATGGTGACAAGAACCACGCAGATCAAGACAGATCGCCCATCTTTGTTCAGTTCATCGACTGCGTATGGCAGATGACCAAACAG TTTCCTACAGCGTTTGAGTTTAACGAGCGCCTCCTGCTGACCATCCTGGATCACCTCTACAGCTGCTGCTTCGGGACGTTCCTCTACAACTGCGAGAGTATGCGAGACCAGCAA GAGGTGAGGTTGAAAACAGTGTCTCTGTGGTCCCTGGTCAACAGTAAGATGGAGATGTATTTAAACCCCTTCTACACCCCCGAGTCGGGAAGGGTCCTCTACCCCGTCGCCAGCATGCGCCACCTAGAGCTGTGGGTAACATACTACATCCGCTGGAACCCTCGCATACGGCAGCAG cagcagagtCCAGTGGAGCAGCGCTACAAGGAGCTGTTGGCGCTCCGAGACGAGTACCTGAAGAAGCTGGAGGCGCTGGAGCTATCTggctcctctccttcctcccgTCTGGCTAACAACCCCAACAACCCCGCCTCCTCCACACCCCCACAGCAATACACACAACTGCAAACTCCCCTTTGA
- the mtm1 gene encoding myotubularin isoform X5, whose protein sequence is MELLADVSLLPGEERIIDKETMYICPFNGAVKGKVLITNYRLYFKSSDADVDVTLDVPLGAISRVEKMGGASSRGENSYGLDITCKDMRNLRFALKQEGHSRRDIFELLFKYAFPLSHGLPLFAYVTQEKYAENGWDIYKPVEEFRRQGLPNNKWRITFINKNYELCDTYPTVLAVPFKSKEDDLRRVAAFRSRGRIPVLSWIHRENQAVICRCSQPLVGMSGKRNKDDERYLDLIREANDTTKLTIYDARPSVNAVANKATGGGYEGDEYQNAELIFLDIQNIHVMRESLKKLKDIVYPNVEESHWLSSLESTHWLEHVKLVLSGAIQVADKVSSGNSVVIHCSDGWDRTAQLSSLAMLMLDSHYRTLRGFQVLIEKEWISFGHKFASRIGHGDKNHADQDRSPIFVQFIDCVWQMTKQFPTAFEFNERLLLTILDHLYSCCFGTFLYNCESMRDQQEVRLKTVSLWSLVNSKMEMYLNPFYTPESGRVLYPVASMRHLELWVTYYIRWNPRIRQQQQSPVEQRYKELLALRDEYLKKLEALELSGSSPSSRLANNPNNPASSTPPQQYTQLQTPL, encoded by the exons ATGGAGTTGTTAGCGGATGTGTCTCTGCTGCCAGGGGAGGAAAGAATTATCG ATAAAGAAACCATGTACATCTGCCCATTCAATGGAGCTGTGAAAGGCAAAGTGTTGATCACCAACTACAGACTATACTTCAAGAGCTCAGATGCT GATGTG GATGTGACGCTGGATGTTCCTCTGGGTGCCATCAGCCGGGTGGAGAAGATGGGCGGGGCGTCGAGCAGAGGAGAAAACTCCTATGGCTTGGATATCACCTgcaag GACATGAGGAACCTGAGGTTTGCCTTGAAGCAGGAAGGTCACAGCAGACGAGATATCTTCGAGCTCCTCTTCAAATACGCCTTCCCCCTCTCGCACGGTCTG CCACTGTTTGCATACGTGACTCAGGAGAAGTACGCGGAGAACGGCTGGGACATCTACAAACCCGTAGAGGAGTTCAGACGCCAG GGCTTACCAAATAACAAGTGGCGTATCACATTCATCAATAAGAACTATGAGCTGTGTGACACCTACCCCACTGTGTTGGCCGTACCCTTTAAAAGTAAAGAGGATGACCTGAGGAGAGTGGCTGCCTTCAGGTCCAGAGGACGCATACCG GTTCTCTCATGGATCCACCGGGAGAACCAGGCCGTGATCTGTCGCTGCAGCCAGCCTCTGGTTGGGATGTCTGGCAAAAGAAACAAGGACGACGAGCGCTACCTGGACCTGATCCGGGAGGCAAACGACACCACAAAGCTCACCATCTACGACGCTCGGCCCAGCGTCAACGCTGTCGCCAACAAG GCCACAGGAGGAGGCTACGAGGGTGACGAGTACCAAAACGCAGAGCTTATCTTCCTGGACATCCAGAATATCCACGTCATGAGGGAATCCCTGAAGAAACTCAAAGACATTGTCTACCCCAATGTGGAGGAATCCCATTGGCTGTCCAGTCTAGAGTCTACACATTGGCTAGAACATGTTAAG CTGGTGTTGTCGGGAGCCATCCAAGTAGCAGACAAGGTTTCCAGTGGGAACTCGGTGGTGATTCACTGCAGTGACGGCTGGGACCGGACTGCTCAGCTCAGCTCTCTGGCCATGCTGATGCTGGACAGTCACTACCGCACGCTCCGAGGATTCCAG GTGCTGATTGAGAAGGAATGGATCAGCTTTGGGCACAAGTTTGCCTCA aggatAGGCCATGGTGACAAGAACCACGCAGATCAAGACAGATCGCCCATCTTTGTTCAGTTCATCGACTGCGTATGGCAGATGACCAAACAG TTTCCTACAGCGTTTGAGTTTAACGAGCGCCTCCTGCTGACCATCCTGGATCACCTCTACAGCTGCTGCTTCGGGACGTTCCTCTACAACTGCGAGAGTATGCGAGACCAGCAA GAGGTGAGGTTGAAAACAGTGTCTCTGTGGTCCCTGGTCAACAGTAAGATGGAGATGTATTTAAACCCCTTCTACACCCCCGAGTCGGGAAGGGTCCTCTACCCCGTCGCCAGCATGCGCCACCTAGAGCTGTGGGTAACATACTACATCCGCTGGAACCCTCGCATACGGCAGCAG cagcagagtCCAGTGGAGCAGCGCTACAAGGAGCTGTTGGCGCTCCGAGACGAGTACCTGAAGAAGCTGGAGGCGCTGGAGCTATCTggctcctctccttcctcccgTCTGGCTAACAACCCCAACAACCCCGCCTCCTCCACACCCCCACAGCAATACACACAACTGCAAACTCCCCTTTGA
- the mtm1 gene encoding myotubularin isoform X4: MASPVSVYNSNALDTHISSTSRESLKMELLADVSLLPGEERIIDKETMYICPFNGAVKGKVLITNYRLYFKSSDADVTLDVPLGAISRVEKMGGASSRGENSYGLDITCKDMRNLRFALKQEGHSRRDIFELLFKYAFPLSHGLPLFAYVTQEKYAENGWDIYKPVEEFRRQGLPNNKWRITFINKNYELCDTYPTVLAVPFKSKEDDLRRVAAFRSRGRIPVLSWIHRENQAVICRCSQPLVGMSGKRNKDDERYLDLIREANDTTKLTIYDARPSVNAVANKATGGGYEGDEYQNAELIFLDIQNIHVMRESLKKLKDIVYPNVEESHWLSSLESTHWLEHVKLVLSGAIQVADKVSSGNSVVIHCSDGWDRTAQLSSLAMLMLDSHYRTLRGFQVLIEKEWISFGHKFASRIGHGDKNHADQDRSPIFVQFIDCVWQMTKQFPTAFEFNERLLLTILDHLYSCCFGTFLYNCESMRDQQEVRLKTVSLWSLVNSKMEMYLNPFYTPESGRVLYPVASMRHLELWVTYYIRWNPRIRQQQSPVEQRYKELLALRDEYLKKLEALELSGSSPSSRLANNPNNPASSTPPQQYTQLQTPL, translated from the exons ATGGCCTCACCAGTCTCAGTCTACAACTCCAACGCCCTGGACACACACATCTCCAGT aCCTCCAGAGAGTCCCTGAAGATGGAGTTGTTAGCGGATGTGTCTCTGCTGCCAGGGGAGGAAAGAATTATCG ATAAAGAAACCATGTACATCTGCCCATTCAATGGAGCTGTGAAAGGCAAAGTGTTGATCACCAACTACAGACTATACTTCAAGAGCTCAGATGCT GATGTGACGCTGGATGTTCCTCTGGGTGCCATCAGCCGGGTGGAGAAGATGGGCGGGGCGTCGAGCAGAGGAGAAAACTCCTATGGCTTGGATATCACCTgcaag GACATGAGGAACCTGAGGTTTGCCTTGAAGCAGGAAGGTCACAGCAGACGAGATATCTTCGAGCTCCTCTTCAAATACGCCTTCCCCCTCTCGCACGGTCTG CCACTGTTTGCATACGTGACTCAGGAGAAGTACGCGGAGAACGGCTGGGACATCTACAAACCCGTAGAGGAGTTCAGACGCCAG GGCTTACCAAATAACAAGTGGCGTATCACATTCATCAATAAGAACTATGAGCTGTGTGACACCTACCCCACTGTGTTGGCCGTACCCTTTAAAAGTAAAGAGGATGACCTGAGGAGAGTGGCTGCCTTCAGGTCCAGAGGACGCATACCG GTTCTCTCATGGATCCACCGGGAGAACCAGGCCGTGATCTGTCGCTGCAGCCAGCCTCTGGTTGGGATGTCTGGCAAAAGAAACAAGGACGACGAGCGCTACCTGGACCTGATCCGGGAGGCAAACGACACCACAAAGCTCACCATCTACGACGCTCGGCCCAGCGTCAACGCTGTCGCCAACAAG GCCACAGGAGGAGGCTACGAGGGTGACGAGTACCAAAACGCAGAGCTTATCTTCCTGGACATCCAGAATATCCACGTCATGAGGGAATCCCTGAAGAAACTCAAAGACATTGTCTACCCCAATGTGGAGGAATCCCATTGGCTGTCCAGTCTAGAGTCTACACATTGGCTAGAACATGTTAAG CTGGTGTTGTCGGGAGCCATCCAAGTAGCAGACAAGGTTTCCAGTGGGAACTCGGTGGTGATTCACTGCAGTGACGGCTGGGACCGGACTGCTCAGCTCAGCTCTCTGGCCATGCTGATGCTGGACAGTCACTACCGCACGCTCCGAGGATTCCAG GTGCTGATTGAGAAGGAATGGATCAGCTTTGGGCACAAGTTTGCCTCA aggatAGGCCATGGTGACAAGAACCACGCAGATCAAGACAGATCGCCCATCTTTGTTCAGTTCATCGACTGCGTATGGCAGATGACCAAACAG TTTCCTACAGCGTTTGAGTTTAACGAGCGCCTCCTGCTGACCATCCTGGATCACCTCTACAGCTGCTGCTTCGGGACGTTCCTCTACAACTGCGAGAGTATGCGAGACCAGCAA GAGGTGAGGTTGAAAACAGTGTCTCTGTGGTCCCTGGTCAACAGTAAGATGGAGATGTATTTAAACCCCTTCTACACCCCCGAGTCGGGAAGGGTCCTCTACCCCGTCGCCAGCATGCGCCACCTAGAGCTGTGGGTAACATACTACATCCGCTGGAACCCTCGCATACGGCAGCAG cagagtCCAGTGGAGCAGCGCTACAAGGAGCTGTTGGCGCTCCGAGACGAGTACCTGAAGAAGCTGGAGGCGCTGGAGCTATCTggctcctctccttcctcccgTCTGGCTAACAACCCCAACAACCCCGCCTCCTCCACACCCCCACAGCAATACACACAACTGCAAACTCCCCTTTGA